A window of the Chloroflexus sp. Y-396-1 genome harbors these coding sequences:
- a CDS encoding PH domain-containing protein, which produces MAGNIIDRLLYEDADSALDLAENEEILYVTGRHWIILLSRLIIPLLGICFFGGIALYRAIGGGFLVSNTGEPTGFDLFNILLALIEAVLLLFWVALWVRGGKDPNPGRVLLAANLAVLALIWFRYNGGRIFYIDPGRFFGQAFDPLNLLLIGLTTVSLFSIFFVVYDWLNDELILTNRRVVYDNDQVFIPRLLEQRVQQQIFIDEIQDVVAATKTYPQHWFQYGTIEVKSARIGGNIVFHGARNPKEMQRRIMAQVNENRRKRGEQDLATLIETKVYNEPPPRTKRQLPSNPPRWPWLSWLLPPNPEVQPEKETIIWRKHWLFLLQGLMPPFTMLFVGWIIVVLVGSWGLLPGPWLTVLIIAILIAFLAWSAWEIEDFRNDMYILTPTNIIDIEKKPFGPEDRRAASLGAITNVSFETTFISNFLGYGDVVVETAGSGGKFTFSHVPKPRDVVAMINDYYVMFKRVDKERSLNDMLELLRHYHLAQQRHNELMPANGTTIRLEEQQPAATKEQPSA; this is translated from the coding sequence ATGGCGGGAAACATTATTGACCGGTTACTCTACGAAGATGCTGACAGTGCACTTGACCTGGCAGAAAACGAAGAGATTCTCTACGTTACCGGTCGACACTGGATCATCCTCTTATCACGGCTCATCATTCCCCTGCTCGGCATTTGCTTCTTCGGTGGAATTGCTCTCTATCGCGCTATCGGTGGTGGGTTTCTGGTGTCTAACACCGGTGAGCCAACTGGTTTTGATCTGTTCAACATCCTGCTGGCGCTGATCGAGGCTGTATTGCTCCTCTTCTGGGTCGCGTTGTGGGTGCGCGGAGGTAAAGACCCGAATCCGGGGCGCGTGTTGTTAGCCGCTAACCTGGCCGTCCTGGCCTTGATCTGGTTTCGGTACAACGGGGGACGTATCTTTTATATTGATCCCGGTCGGTTTTTTGGCCAGGCGTTCGATCCGCTTAACCTGCTTTTGATCGGCCTGACAACCGTGAGCCTCTTTTCGATCTTCTTTGTCGTGTACGACTGGTTAAACGACGAGCTGATCCTCACTAATCGCCGGGTGGTCTACGATAACGATCAAGTCTTCATCCCGCGTTTGCTCGAACAGCGTGTTCAACAACAGATTTTTATTGATGAAATTCAAGATGTTGTTGCCGCCACCAAGACCTATCCCCAACACTGGTTTCAGTACGGTACCATTGAAGTGAAATCGGCGCGGATCGGAGGCAACATTGTCTTTCACGGTGCGCGGAACCCCAAGGAGATGCAGCGCCGGATTATGGCCCAGGTTAACGAAAATCGCCGCAAACGCGGCGAACAAGACTTAGCAACATTGATAGAGACAAAGGTCTACAATGAGCCACCACCACGTACGAAGCGTCAACTCCCGTCAAATCCACCACGTTGGCCGTGGCTCAGTTGGTTGTTACCGCCAAACCCTGAAGTGCAACCGGAAAAAGAGACTATTATCTGGCGGAAACACTGGTTGTTTTTGCTACAGGGACTTATGCCCCCGTTCACCATGCTCTTCGTGGGATGGATTATCGTGGTTTTGGTGGGAAGCTGGGGCTTATTGCCAGGACCGTGGCTGACGGTGTTGATTATCGCGATTCTCATCGCATTTCTGGCCTGGTCGGCCTGGGAAATTGAAGATTTTCGGAACGATATGTACATCCTCACCCCGACGAACATCATCGATATTGAGAAGAAACCGTTTGGGCCAGAGGATCGCCGTGCCGCCAGCCTTGGCGCTATCACGAATGTCTCTTTTGAGACAACGTTTATCAGTAACTTTCTTGGCTACGGTGATGTGGTGGTCGAGACAGCCGGTAGCGGTGGGAAGTTTACCTTTTCGCACGTACCAAAGCCGCGAGATGTGGTGGCGATGATCAATGACTATTACGTGATGTTTAAGCGTGTTGATAAAGAGCGTTCACTCAACGATATGTTGGAACTGCTGCGCCACTACCATCTCGCCCAACAACGACACAACGAGTTGATGCCGGCCAATGGCACAACGATCCGTCTGGAAGAACAGCAACCGGCTGCAACGAAGGAGCAACCATCTGCATGA
- the cmk gene encoding (d)CMP kinase, with the protein MRLPRTIAIDGQSAAGKSTLGALLAAELGYLYFDTGVMYRALALAALRAGIDPDDETALSTLAHRLTIDVTAPTVDDGRQYTVLVDGEDVTWAIRTPEVERIVSRTARFPAVRREMIRQQQAIGRRGRVVMVGRDIGTVVMPDADLKIYLQASLTERARRRLAELRSRNIDTSLEQVAAALAERDALDAHVSQPAADAIILVNDGLTPAEEVEWVLHQLVNGVEERNKHAE; encoded by the coding sequence ATGCGCCTACCACGAACAATCGCAATTGACGGTCAGTCGGCTGCTGGTAAGAGCACATTAGGCGCCTTACTGGCGGCTGAACTGGGTTATCTTTATTTCGATACCGGTGTGATGTACCGTGCCCTGGCGCTGGCCGCACTACGGGCCGGTATCGATCCCGACGATGAAACTGCCCTTTCCACACTGGCCCACCGCCTCACGATTGATGTCACAGCGCCTACCGTTGACGATGGTCGGCAGTATACCGTTCTGGTTGATGGGGAAGACGTAACCTGGGCCATTCGCACGCCTGAGGTCGAGCGGATCGTCTCCCGTACAGCACGTTTTCCGGCTGTGCGACGCGAGATGATCCGTCAGCAACAGGCGATTGGTCGGCGAGGGCGGGTTGTCATGGTAGGCCGCGATATTGGCACGGTGGTAATGCCTGATGCCGATCTCAAAATCTACTTGCAGGCCTCATTAACTGAACGTGCCCGACGACGACTAGCCGAGCTGCGTAGCCGCAATATCGACACATCGCTGGAACAGGTTGCCGCTGCCCTGGCCGAACGTGATGCTCTTGACGCGCACGTTTCGCAACCGGCTGCCGATGCTATTATCCTGGTGAACGATGGACTTACACCAGCCGAAGAGGTAGAATGGGTGTTGCATCAGTTGGTGAACGGTGTTGAGGAGAGAAATAAGCACGCAGAGTGA
- the guaA gene encoding glutamine-hydrolyzing GMP synthase encodes MTTHSIPVLDFGSQTAQLIVRRLRELGYYSELLPHDAPESQVRALSPVGIVLSGGPASVYEPGAPVLPTWLVASDLPVLGICYGMQLISHTLGGIVTRPTGREYGPAMITITRPHPLFADTPTEQPVWMSHGDRIERLPVGFEAIAANPATPFAAIADDQRRWYGVQFHPEVVHTVYGRAILNNFARLCGARPEWQPGNFVAEAIERVRAQVGDEGRVICALSGGVDSAVAALIIHRAIGDRLTCVFVDNGLLRAGEADQVITTFREHFHVPLIAVDAREEFLSALEGVVDPEQKRKIIGEKFIRIFEREARALQGVEFLAQGTLYPDVIESTAPDRPKAAKIKTHHNVGGLPADMQLKLVEPLRYLFKDEVRAAGLQLGLPEEWVWRHPFPGPGLAVRIIGAVTWERLETLRQADKIFLEELRASGYYRATQQAFAVLLPVQSVGVMGDGRSYGVTIALRAITTEDYMTADWARLPYELLAHVSSRIVNEVEGVNRVVYDISSKPPATIEWE; translated from the coding sequence ATGACAACACACAGTATACCCGTGCTCGATTTTGGTTCGCAGACCGCTCAGCTCATTGTGCGACGGCTGCGTGAATTGGGATATTACAGCGAACTCCTTCCCCACGACGCGCCAGAGTCACAGGTGCGTGCTCTATCGCCGGTAGGGATCGTGTTGAGCGGTGGGCCGGCCAGTGTTTACGAGCCGGGCGCGCCTGTCTTACCGACCTGGTTGGTAGCGAGCGACCTGCCGGTGCTCGGTATTTGCTACGGTATGCAGTTGATCAGCCACACCCTCGGCGGAATCGTCACGCGCCCGACCGGACGCGAATACGGCCCGGCGATGATCACCATTACCCGCCCACATCCGCTCTTCGCAGATACGCCGACCGAGCAACCGGTTTGGATGAGCCATGGAGATCGGATTGAGCGATTGCCGGTCGGCTTTGAAGCCATCGCTGCCAATCCGGCCACCCCCTTCGCAGCAATCGCCGACGATCAGCGGCGCTGGTATGGAGTGCAATTCCACCCGGAAGTAGTACACACCGTCTACGGACGGGCGATCTTGAACAATTTTGCCCGACTGTGCGGCGCCCGACCGGAATGGCAACCGGGCAACTTCGTGGCCGAAGCTATCGAGCGTGTCCGGGCGCAGGTTGGTGATGAAGGGCGAGTTATCTGCGCACTCTCCGGCGGAGTCGATTCGGCAGTGGCTGCGCTAATTATCCATCGGGCAATTGGTGATCGGCTAACCTGCGTCTTTGTCGATAACGGTCTGTTACGTGCCGGAGAGGCAGACCAGGTAATTACTACCTTCCGCGAGCACTTTCACGTGCCACTCATCGCCGTTGATGCGCGCGAAGAGTTTTTATCTGCGCTCGAAGGGGTTGTTGATCCTGAACAAAAACGAAAAATTATCGGTGAGAAGTTTATTCGCATCTTCGAGCGAGAAGCACGCGCCTTGCAAGGAGTTGAATTTCTGGCCCAGGGTACACTCTATCCCGATGTGATCGAATCAACCGCTCCTGACCGGCCAAAGGCAGCCAAAATTAAAACTCATCACAACGTGGGAGGCTTACCGGCAGACATGCAACTCAAGCTGGTTGAACCACTCCGTTACCTGTTCAAGGATGAAGTACGTGCCGCCGGTTTGCAGCTCGGCCTGCCTGAAGAGTGGGTCTGGCGGCATCCCTTCCCTGGGCCGGGGCTGGCCGTGCGCATCATCGGCGCAGTAACCTGGGAACGCCTTGAAACGTTGCGTCAGGCCGATAAAATCTTTCTGGAAGAGCTACGTGCCAGTGGCTATTATCGGGCTACCCAGCAGGCCTTCGCAGTACTCCTGCCGGTGCAGAGCGTTGGTGTCATGGGAGATGGGCGATCGTATGGAGTCACAATTGCCTTGCGAGCGATTACCACCGAGGACTACATGACTGCTGACTGGGCTCGTTTACCCTACGAATTACTTGCTCACGTCAGTAGCCGTATTGTTAACGAAGTCGAAGGCGTCAATCGGGTCGTGTACGATATTTCGTCGAAGCCACCGGCAACGATTGAGTGGGAGTAG
- a CDS encoding isoamylase early set domain-containing protein, with translation MITKQIGPAGKVRVTFSLPAAIWADTIHLVGDFNGWNPRATPLRATEHGWMVTLDLDAGRIYQYRYLVNDNEWHNDWNADGYIPNPYGGDNSIVDTTIFADSEPTTERAVGQKPALMSFPPRLRLVSNG, from the coding sequence ATGATAACGAAGCAGATCGGCCCTGCCGGTAAAGTGCGTGTAACCTTCTCGCTCCCCGCCGCGATATGGGCTGATACCATTCACCTCGTCGGCGACTTTAACGGCTGGAATCCACGCGCCACCCCCTTGCGCGCCACCGAACACGGCTGGATGGTTACGCTTGACCTCGACGCTGGTCGCATCTACCAATACCGCTACCTCGTCAATGACAACGAATGGCACAACGACTGGAACGCCGACGGCTATATTCCCAATCCTTACGGTGGCGACAATTCAATCGTAGACACAACCATCTTTGCCGATTCTGAACCGACAACTGAGCGTGCTGTCGGTCAAAAACCAGCGCTTATGTCATTCCCGCCACGGCTGCGCCTAGTCTCAAACGGGTAA
- a CDS encoding response regulator transcription factor: MSELKDKLVLVVDDEPRMITFMRMNLELEGMRVTTATNGREAVEKVREEMPDIVLLDVMMPVMDGFEALRRIRSFSQVPVIILTAKDEEEDRVRGLELGADDYVGKPFSQRELVSRIRAVLRRHYTQPPIPQTLVKVDDRLSIDFARREVLVDGKRVNLRPTEYRLLYHLVQNAGYVLTHEMLLSKVWGPEYRDESHYLRLYITYLRQKIEEDPSNPRYILTERGVGYRFVDFPGARRINTGDVPV; encoded by the coding sequence ATGAGCGAACTCAAAGACAAACTGGTACTCGTCGTTGATGACGAGCCGCGTATGATAACCTTCATGCGCATGAATCTCGAGCTAGAAGGTATGCGGGTAACAACTGCCACCAATGGCCGTGAAGCGGTCGAAAAGGTGCGCGAGGAGATGCCCGATATCGTCTTGCTCGATGTCATGATGCCGGTAATGGACGGATTTGAGGCACTGCGTCGGATTCGGAGCTTCTCGCAGGTGCCGGTCATTATTCTCACCGCCAAAGATGAGGAAGAAGATCGGGTACGCGGGCTAGAGCTTGGCGCCGATGATTACGTTGGCAAACCGTTCAGCCAGCGCGAGCTGGTGAGTCGTATTCGAGCCGTATTGCGCCGTCACTACACGCAACCGCCAATTCCCCAGACGCTGGTTAAAGTTGATGATCGGCTAAGCATCGATTTTGCCCGTCGCGAAGTGTTAGTTGATGGGAAACGAGTCAATTTGCGACCAACCGAATATCGGCTGCTGTATCACCTGGTACAGAATGCTGGGTATGTCCTGACCCATGAAATGCTGCTGAGCAAGGTATGGGGTCCGGAATACCGTGATGAGAGTCACTACCTACGATTGTACATTACCTATCTGCGCCAGAAGATTGAAGAAGACCCTTCCAATCCACGCTATATTCTGACCGAGCGAGGAGTAGGGTATCGCTTCGTTGACTTCCCCGGCGCCCGTCGCATAAACACTGGCGATGTGCCGGTTTAA
- a CDS encoding sulfite oxidase heme-binding subunit YedZ, with translation MSLRFYYQWIATRTAYIIHLFPHMIGLLPLGFIIGDALGGRLTVNPIQYLTQRTGWFALILLLMSLACTPLNRWLGWKQVMRWRRPLGLYSFGYASLHVAMFVGIDYGLNLSLILQVITEKRYIIAGLLAFMLLVPLAITSTTGWQRRLKQSWRRLHRLVYLAAILAVIHYLWLSKDPRPALIAGTLLAILLFARIPARQTWQRVVQWQYERTQRQTGTRR, from the coding sequence ATGTCTCTTCGCTTCTACTATCAATGGATTGCTACCCGTACAGCGTACATCATCCACTTGTTTCCCCACATGATCGGTTTGCTCCCTCTGGGGTTTATCATCGGCGATGCCCTTGGCGGACGATTAACGGTGAATCCGATCCAATACCTCACGCAACGCACCGGCTGGTTTGCACTGATCTTGTTGTTGATGTCGCTCGCCTGCACACCGCTGAATCGTTGGTTGGGTTGGAAGCAGGTGATGCGTTGGCGGCGGCCACTCGGTCTCTACAGTTTTGGCTACGCCAGCCTGCACGTTGCCATGTTTGTCGGGATAGACTACGGTCTTAACCTGAGTCTGATACTCCAGGTGATTACTGAAAAGCGTTACATCATTGCTGGGCTGCTGGCCTTTATGCTGTTAGTGCCCCTGGCCATAACCTCAACGACCGGCTGGCAACGACGGCTCAAGCAGAGCTGGCGCCGTCTGCATCGGCTCGTCTACCTGGCCGCAATACTGGCCGTGATACACTACCTGTGGCTAAGCAAAGATCCGCGTCCGGCGCTCATTGCCGGAACTCTCCTCGCAATCCTGCTGTTCGCCCGTATTCCAGCTAGGCAAACCTGGCAGCGTGTGGTACAATGGCAATATGAGCGAACTCAAAGACAAACTGGTACTCGTCGTTGA
- the msrP gene encoding protein-methionine-sulfoxide reductase catalytic subunit MsrP, with amino-acid sequence MYRDPTIRSSEITPETVYLNRRAFLRGLGTLGVGAVLSACGISGGQERQQAIVDGNERRDEFGDPANSFEQITNYNNFYEFSTNKEDVARRAANFVTQPWTVEVTGLVHKPRIFAIEDILTMFDQEERVYRLRCVEGWSMVIPWQGFPLHKLLAIVEPTAQAKYVRFETLYDPDQMPGQRDRYFPWPYVEGLRLDEAMHDLTLLSTGLYGRTLLPQNGAPLRLVVPWKYGFKSIKSIVKIELTDTMPVSLWMAVAPHEYGFYANVNPDVPHPRWSQATERRIGELGRRKTLPFNGYAEQVAALYAGMDLRQNY; translated from the coding sequence ATGTATCGCGATCCAACCATTCGCTCTTCCGAAATTACCCCAGAAACGGTGTATCTTAACCGACGTGCGTTCTTGCGCGGATTAGGTACGCTAGGTGTGGGTGCGGTGCTGAGTGCATGTGGCATTTCTGGCGGCCAGGAGCGCCAACAGGCTATCGTTGATGGGAATGAGCGCCGTGATGAATTTGGTGATCCGGCCAATAGCTTCGAGCAGATTACGAATTACAACAATTTCTATGAATTCAGTACAAACAAGGAAGATGTCGCCCGACGGGCTGCGAATTTTGTTACTCAACCGTGGACGGTCGAAGTGACAGGGTTGGTGCACAAACCACGCATATTTGCCATCGAAGATATTCTGACCATGTTCGATCAGGAGGAGCGTGTCTATCGTTTGCGCTGTGTCGAAGGATGGTCGATGGTTATTCCATGGCAGGGGTTTCCGTTGCACAAACTGCTTGCCATTGTCGAACCAACAGCACAGGCCAAATATGTTCGTTTTGAAACACTCTACGATCCTGACCAGATGCCGGGCCAGCGCGACCGTTATTTTCCTTGGCCTTATGTTGAGGGTTTACGTCTCGATGAAGCAATGCACGATCTAACGTTACTGAGTACCGGTCTCTACGGACGCACGCTTTTACCGCAAAACGGGGCGCCGCTCCGGCTAGTGGTACCGTGGAAATATGGCTTCAAGAGCATCAAATCCATCGTTAAAATTGAACTAACCGACACAATGCCAGTATCGTTATGGATGGCGGTCGCACCGCACGAATACGGTTTCTACGCCAACGTCAATCCCGACGTTCCGCATCCGCGCTGGTCGCAAGCAACTGAGCGGCGGATCGGTGAACTGGGACGACGTAAGACGTTACCGTTTAATGGGTATGCCGAACAGGTAGCCGCACTCTACGCCGGTATGGATTTGCGTCAGAACTATTGA
- a CDS encoding ANTAR domain-containing response regulator yields the protein MPQTRLVIADDESIIRMNLKETLVSLGYLVVGEAGDGVSVINLARELRPDLVLMDIKMPKLDGIQAARILTEEKIAPVLLLTAYSDRDLVERAKEAGVVNYIVKPFREAELLPAIEIAIARYQEFLEMDRQVADLKETLETRKLVERAKGILMDTQGLKEAEAFRKIQQLSMNTRKSMKEIAQAILLAHEI from the coding sequence ATGCCGCAGACGCGACTGGTAATCGCCGATGATGAGTCGATCATCCGTATGAACCTGAAAGAGACGCTTGTCAGTCTCGGCTATCTGGTCGTCGGCGAAGCCGGCGATGGTGTGAGCGTTATCAACCTTGCACGTGAGTTGCGTCCTGACCTGGTACTCATGGACATCAAAATGCCGAAACTCGACGGTATCCAGGCTGCTCGCATCCTCACTGAAGAGAAGATTGCGCCAGTGTTGTTACTGACCGCATACTCGGATCGCGATCTGGTTGAGCGGGCAAAAGAAGCCGGTGTAGTGAACTATATTGTCAAGCCGTTCCGTGAAGCCGAATTACTGCCGGCTATCGAGATTGCCATTGCCCGTTATCAAGAATTCCTGGAGATGGATCGCCAGGTTGCCGACCTGAAAGAGACACTCGAGACGCGCAAACTGGTTGAGCGAGCCAAAGGTATCTTGATGGACACCCAGGGCTTGAAGGAGGCTGAAGCGTTCCGTAAAATTCAGCAACTCTCGATGAATACCCGCAAGTCGATGAAGGAGATTGCGCAGGCGATCTTGCTGGCACACGAGATTTAA